GTAGAGTCACTCCGCCCGTGGCAGGGGTTTCCAGGTGTTCGAGGCCCAGCATCTCCATTTGTTCCGCATCCTCGACGCGATCGACCAGGAGGTCGGGGGCGCGGCCGATCCGGCCATCATCGACGAGTTCCTGTTCGACCTGTCGAGCATCGCGGTGCTGCATTTCGCCAACGAAGAATCGCATTTTCCCGACCTCGCCTATCCGGACGCCGAGGCGCACGTGGCGGATCATCGCAAGTTCCTGGCGACCCTCACCGACCTGACCAAGGCCCTGGGGCGGGGCGAGTCCGCGGTGGATCACGCGGCGATCAAGGGCCTGCGGGCGGCGCTCAACTGGCACCTGCAGGTCTTCGACGCCCCGTATTCGCGCCTGCTCGTGCAGAAATTCGGTCCGGGAACCTAGTATTACTGCGTCATAAACGCCTGGCTAGCCGCTGAATCCTCCCCGGCCGACTTCGTTCCGAGTTCGGCTGGCGACAGGCCGGGCACATTTCGAGGCCGTGGAGCAGCGCCTGGGCGATGCGAATCTTGATCGTGGCGATGGACATCGGCTGATGGCGCTGGGTGCGGGCTGGCACCCCTTGGTCGGTAACCTCGGGGAAGGGCAGGCATCTTGACGATCCCTTCGCCTCCTCGTGGGCTGAGGGGGGAAAAGAGGGCCCTCTCGGCCACCAGGAACGCGTAGGTTGCGATGCATAGGCTGGCGTGGTGGTGAAAGCCGCGCCAGCCGCGGCCCTCGTAGTGATCGAGCCCAAGTTCGTCCTTGAGTTCCAAGAAATCGCGCTCGATGCGCCATCGCAGCTTGGCCTGGAATACGAGTTCGGCGATCGCGAGTTCGGCGCTGAGAGTCGACAGCCAGTACTTCGTGGGCTTCTCCTCGCCGGCAGGCCACTCGATTAGCAGCCATTCCTCTGGGTGCGGATCCCGCCGGTCATCGCGGTGTGAGGGACGCACTCGCACCGCGGCGAAACGAGACCGCTGGTCCCCTTTGGTGCCCTCGCGCCATGTCAC
This genomic window from Candidatus Tanganyikabacteria bacterium contains:
- a CDS encoding hemerythrin family protein; the protein is MFRILDAIDQEVGGAADPAIIDEFLFDLSSIAVLHFANEESHFPDLAYPDAEAHVADHRKFLATLTDLTKALGRGESAVDHAAIKGLRAALNWHLQVFDAPYSRLLVQKFGPGT